The following coding sequences are from one Triticum aestivum cultivar Chinese Spring chromosome 5A, IWGSC CS RefSeq v2.1, whole genome shotgun sequence window:
- the LOC123105103 gene encoding cytochrome P450 81Q32, which yields MDKAYIAILTIAFLFLIHYVLGNGRRGGKGAAQLPPSPPAIPFLGHLHLLEKPFHAALRRLAARLGPVFSLRLGSRRAVVVSSAECARECFTEHDVTFANRPRFPSQLLVSFDGAALVTSSYGPHWRNLRRVAAVQLLSAHRVACMSGVIAGEVRAMARRLFRAAAASPGGDGAARVQLKRRLFELSLSVLMETIAQTKATRSEADADTDMSVEAQEFKKVVDELIPYLGAANTWDYLPVLRWFDVFGVRNKILAAVSRRDAFMLRLIDNERRRLDDAGTEGDKKSMIAVLLNLQKTEPEVYADTMITALCANLFGAGTETTSTTTEWAMSLLLNHPAALKKAQAEIDAAVGTSRLVTADDVPRLAYLQCIVSETLRLYPAAPMLLPHESSADCKVGGYNVPSGTMLMVNAYAIHRDPAAWERPLEFVPERFEDGKAEGRFMIPFGMGRRRCPGETLALRTIGMVLATLVQCFDWERVDGAEVDMTEGGGLTIPKVVPLEAVCRPRPAMRDVLQSL from the exons ATGGATAAGGCGTACATTGCCATCCTCACCATCGCCTTCCTCTTCCTGATCCACTACGTTCTGGGCAATGGCCGGCGCGGCGGCAAGGGCGCCGCGCAGCTGCCGCCGAGCCCCCCGGCCATCCCGTTCCTCGGCCACCTCCACCTCCTGGAGAAGCCGTTCCATGCCGCGCTGCGCCGCCTCGCCGCGCGCCTCGGCCCGGTCTTCTCGCTGCGGCTCGGCTCGCGCCGCGCCGTTGTGGTCTCCTCGGCGGAGTGCGCCAGGGAGTGCTTCACGGAGCACGACGTGACGTTCGCCAACCGGCCCCGGTTCCCCTCGCAGCTGCTCGTCTCCTTCGACGGCGCCGCGCTCGTCACGTCCAGCTACGGCCCGCACTGGCGCAACCTCCGCCGCGTCGCCGCCGTGCAGCTGCTCTCCGCGCACCGCGTCGCCTGCATGTCTGGCGTCATCGCCGGCGAGGTGCGCGCCATGGCGCGCCGGCTGTTCCGCGCCGCCGCGGCGTCCCCCGGCGGCGATGGCGCCGCGCGGGTCCAGCTGAAGCGGAGGCTCTTCGAGCTCTCCCTCAGCGTGCTCATGGAGACCATCGCCCAGACCAAGGCGACCCGGTCGGAGGCCGACGCCGACACGGACATGTCCGTGGAGGCCCAGGAGTTCAAGAAGGTGGTGGACGAGCTCATCCCGTACCTCGGCGCCGCCAACACGTGGGATTACCTGCCGGTGTTGCGGTGGTTCGACGTGTTCGGCGTGAGGAACAAGATCCTGGCCGCCGTGAGCAGGAGGGACGCCTTCATGCTGCGTCTCATCGACAACGAGCGCCGGAGGCTCGACGACGCTGGCACCGAAGGCGACAAGAAGAGCATGATCGCCGTGCTCCTCAATCTGCAGAAGACGGAGCCGGAGGTGTACGCCGATACCATGATCACGGCTCTCTGCGCG AATTTATTTGGGGCCGGAACGGAGACCACGTCGACGACGACGGAGTGGGCGATGTCGCTGCTGCTGAACCACCCGGCGGCGCTCAAAAAGGCGCAGGCCGAGATCGACGCGGCCGTGGGCACCTCCCGGCTGGTGACCGCCGACGACGTGCCACGGCTGGCCTACCTGCAGTGCATCGTGAGCGAGACGCTGCGGCTGTATCCGGCGGCGCCGATGCTGCTGCCGCACGAGTCCTCGGCAGACTGCAAGGTGGGCGGCTACAACGTGCCGAGCGGCACGATGCTGATGGTGAACGCGTACGCCATCCACCGGGACCCGGCGGCGTGGGAGCGGCCGCTGGAGTTCGTCCCGGAGCGGTTCGAGGACGGGAAGGCCGAGGGGCGGTTCATGATCCCGTTCGGGATGGGCCGCCGGCGGTGCCCCGGGGAGACGCTGGCGCTGCGGACCATCGGCATGGTGCTGGCCACGCTGGTGCAGTGCTTCGACTGGGAGCGCGTCGACGGCGCGGAGGTGGACATGACGGAGGGCGGCGGGCTCACCATCCCCAAGGTCGTGCCACTCGAGGCCGTGTGCAGGCCGCGCCCGGCCATGCGCGACGTGCTTCAGAGCCTCTGA